One window of Penaeus chinensis breed Huanghai No. 1 chromosome 1, ASM1920278v2, whole genome shotgun sequence genomic DNA carries:
- the LOC125037931 gene encoding uncharacterized protein LOC125037931 translates to MSLAAKFLRRGSGSRGSGGHGEVKVAVKVDGFGARRYQEKDIHINDGSPQSQINALYSSQARIYGEEILLFLYHFTKTFAPLAAGPASPLIVPTPTSKAGFCPRPLGPLGELGSLLGLRSGAAGGAGDTRSLAAGETEASAAEGRAAEGSDRRDERRQTRKERRERQKRSPQSRDRDDRRERRLNRQERTRGRVTRQAEEPDQRFFLPKLPNIFCRDECFNDFDCLGSLKCCIKDDCRSCTNPTFF, encoded by the exons ATGTCGCTGGCCGCCAAATT TCTTCGGCGGGGGTCAGGGAGTCGGGGGTCAGGGGGTCACGGGGAAGTGAAAGTGGCGGTCAAGGTCGACGGCTTCGGCGCACGACGATATCAGGAAAAggatatacacataa atgATGGCAGTCCACAAAGCCAGATAAATGCCCTTTACTCGTCCCAAGCCCGGATATATGGGGAAG AAATTCTGTTATTTTTGTACCATTTCACCAAAACCTTCGCCCCGCTTGCAGCTGGCCCCGCATCCCCCTTGATCGTCCCGACGCCCACATCCAAAGCCGGCTTCTGCCCGCGCCCCCTCGGCCCCCTGGGAGAGCTTGGCAGCCTGCTCGGCCTGCGCTCCGGTGCGGCCGGAGGCGCCGGAGACACGCGCTCTCTCGCCGCCGGTGAGACCGAGGCTTCGGCTGCTGAGGGAAGAGCCGCCGAGGGCTCCGACCGCAGGGACGAGCGCCGCCAGACTCGCAAGGAGCGGCGGGAGAGGCAGAAGCGCTCTCCACAGTCCCGTGACAGGGACGACCGCCGGGAGCGCCGCCTGAACAGACAAGAGAGAACCCGCGGGCGCGTGACTCGCCAGGCGGAGGAGCCGGACCAGAGGTTCTTCCTCCCCAAGCTCCCCAACATCTTCTGCAGAGACGAGTGCTTCAACGACTTCGACTGCCTCGGGAGCCTCAAGTGCTGCATCAAGGACGACTGCCGGTCCTGCACAAACCCCACTTTCTTCTAa
- the LOC125027187 gene encoding peroxisome assembly factor 2-like gives MVQSSPATATEVHVQIVESPDYKCGSELEVLLSDAFKSPKLAAVEDILGLPVPNHLGYEFSTGTSVIPPKYIFIRISVLQKDHGSKTKESLLISTETANLYLVGTTHCYLPPLCKSFDKCGTVDVPPVLKRTFSNVTNILQSELRERKQEVFSGERDLSENVKKKKSRIQKDSFGNLEREHRAGGANILMLGATGSGSEQIIELSASSLNLSVVWADCWHLKGDTSGGTEARLRQIFSKGAGQAPCVLALTSVHAISKDRDGGEDARVVAALKEEVAKLPDLQPPVFLIGTAPHRTQVSEDLWSIWSHQECIDIPELGERRQMLEWLLSKRLQQHQFLTLAQRTAGFVFGDLQALLCAAQRYCVDRIETSEDKLTTQEKKENDAERCSTLTYGDVMKALDELQSSRSEALGAPRIPQVKWNEVGGLEEAKRQVINTIQLPLRHPSLVSNKLRRSGVLLYGPPGTGKTLLAKAVATECGLNFLSVKGPELLNMYVGQSEENVRQVFSKARAAAPCIVFFDELDSLAPNRGRSGDSGGVMDRIVSALLAELDGVSSSADVFVLAATNRPDLIDPALLRPGRFEKLVFLGVCEDRAGQIKVLQAVTSKIPLGADVSLEQVAELLPLTLTGADLYALCADALYNALHRITCKIAAGEINKDEASVSVVEEDLSLAASHLIPSVTPSELAHYKALSTTKQR, from the exons ATGGTACAGAGTTCACCAGCAACTGCAACAGAAGTGCATGTGCAAATTGTTGAATCACCAGACTATAAATGTGGAAGTGAGCTGGAAGTACTATTATCTGATGCTTTCAAATCCCCCAAATTAGCAGCTGTTGAAGACATATTAGGTCTTCCAGTACCAAATCACTTGGGGTATGAATTTAGTACAGGCACTTCAGTAATACCCCCAAagtatatcttcatcagaatatCAGTTCTTCAAAAAGATCATGGTAGTAAAACCAAGGAATCATTATTGATTTCTACAGAAACTGCAAACCTTTATTTAGTTGGTACAACCCATTGTTATCTTCCACCACTTTGTAAAAGTTTTGATAAATGTGGCACAGTTGATGTTCCTCCAGTTTTAAAAAGGACCTTCAGCAATGTAACCAATATTCTGCAAAGTGAACtgagagaaaggaagcaagaagtgTTCTCAGGAGAGAGGGATCTTAGTGAgaatgtgaagaaaaagaagtcaaGAATACAGAAGGATTCTTTTGGAAATTTGGAGAGAGAGCACAGAGCAGGTGGTGCAAATATACTTATGTTAGGAGCCACAGGCAGCGGAAGTGAACAGATTATAGAGCTGTCAGCATCCTCATTGAACCTTAGTGTTGTATGGGCAGACTGCTGGCACTTGAAAGGAGACACAAGTGGTGGCACTGAGGCAAGGTTGCGTCAAATCTTTTCAAAGGGAGCAGGACAAGCTCCATGTGTTCTTGCCCTCACCAGTGTTCATGCTATTTCAAAG GATCGTGATGGAGGTGAAGATGCTCGTGTGGTGGCAGCCCTGAAGGAAGAGGTTGCCAAATTACCAGATTTGCAGCCACCTGTATTCCTGATAGGCACAGCACCACACCGGACGCAGGTTTCTG AGGACCTTTGGAGCATATGGAGCCATCAAGAATGCATAGATATACCTGAATTAGGGGAGCGTAGACAGATGCTAGAGTGGCTTCTTTCCAAAAGGCTGCAGCAGCACCAGTTTCTGACTTTGGCTCAACGCACTGCAGGTTTTGTGTTTGGAGACTTGCAGGCTCTTCTTTGTGCTGCTCAGAG GTACTGTGTGGATCGCATAGAAACCTCTGAGGACAAATTAactacacaagaaaaaaaagagaatgatgcTGAAAGATGCTCCACTCTGACGTATGGTGATGTTATGAAGGCTCttg ATGAATTGCAGTCGAGTCGCAGTGAAGCATTAGGTGCTCCACGTATTCCACAAGTGAAGTGGAATGAAGTGGGTGGATTAGAAGAGGCAAAGCGGCAAGTTATCAATACTATCCAGTTGCCTCTGCGTCATCCATCTTTGGTGTCAAATAAGCTTCGCCGTTCTG GAGTGTTGCTGTATGGACCACCAGGCACTGGCAAAACTCTCCTTGCTAAGGCAGTTGCTACAGAATGTGGTTTAAACTTCCTTTCTGTGAAAGGACCAGAACTGCTTAACATGTATGTTGGCCAGAGTGAGGAAAACGTACGCCAAG TTTTCAGTAAAGCTCGTGCTGCAGCCCCATGCATTGTATTCTTTGATGAGCTGGACTCCTTGGCTCCGAATCGTGGCCGCTCAGGAGATTCTGGTGGAGTCATGGACAG AATAGTATCAGCTTTATTGGCAGAGTTGGATGGAGTGTCAAGCTCAGCAGATGTTTTTGTGTTAGCAGCAACAAATCGCCCAGACCTGATTGATCCTGCTCTCCTCAGACCTGGCAG GTTTGAGAAACTTGTGTTTCTTGGTGTTTGTGAGGACCGAGCTGGGCAGATCAAGGTTTTGCAAGCAGTGACATCAAA GATTCCGCTGGGAGCTGATGTCTCCCTGGAGCAAGTTGCAGAGTTGCTGCCATTAACCCTGACTGGAGCTGATCTCTATGCCTTGTGCGCCGATGCTCTCTACAATGCACTTCACCGCATTACATGCAAGATTGCAGCAG gagaaattaataaagatgaGGCAAGTGTTAGTGTGGTGGAAGAAGACTTGTCTTTGGCTGCCAGCCACTTGATTCCCTCTGTCACGCCATCAGAACTAGCACACTACAAGGCTCTCAGCACCACCAAGCAGAGATAA